A single genomic interval of Arachis duranensis cultivar V14167 chromosome 7, aradu.V14167.gnm2.J7QH, whole genome shotgun sequence harbors:
- the LOC107458846 gene encoding uncharacterized protein LOC107458846 isoform X1 codes for MIYCGSYECGSYDTLRTLIHLKCGGADGITKLSKMTEVVAELDLNQQPLHDIEERIRRLEGIIFRVRQRQRWCRSDSPVRMTTFAGEVLVDGVQDEGRPQLEEVEAGDDVKENGNVESSSCRGKRKASAYLVAKALGMETNTDKAKGRAGNYFDCNICLKMARDPVLTCCGHLFCWPCFFRLSYAYANARECPVCEGEVMITCITPIYGSVGVNDSDQLESEENGCEIPARPCARRVKVSKVKCFRNRGFPINNPRTSAQSSSTVIQGIALPSPPITPPQRPLEGLDSYLGSDSEGSTMQLNHNAASNHSESHNQNVIAAAATSSVTPLTMNDDAIAITDSSTQITNSSGQIISSDRSSLVELM; via the exons ATGATATATTGTGGGTCTTATGAGTGTGGGTCTTATGATACCTTAAG GACTTTGATACATTTGAAATGTGGTGGTGCTGATGGGATCACAAAACTGAGCAAAATGACAGAAGTTGTAGCAGAACTCGATTTGAATCAACAGCCTTTGCATGACATAGAAGAGCGAATTAGACGCCTAGAAGGCATAATTTTCAGAGTTAGGCAGCGGCAGAGGTGGTGCCGTAGTGATAGTCCTGTCCGAATGACTACATTCGCCGGAGAAGTGTTGGTTGATGGGGTTCAAGATGAAGGCAGACCACAGCTGGAAGAAGTAGAGGCCGGAGATGATGTCAAAGAAAATGGTAATGTGGAAAGCAGCAGTTGTAGGGGCAAAAGGAAGGCATCTGCATATTTGGTTGCTAAGGCGCTGGGGATGGAAACTAACACCGATAAGGCAAAGGGACGCGCAGGAAACTATTTTGATTGTAACATATGCTTGAAAATGGCAAGAGATCCTGTTTTGACTTGCTGCGGTCACTTGTTCTGCTGGCCCTGCTTCTTTCGCTTGTCGTATGCTTATGCAAATGCTAGGGAATGCCCTGTATGTGAAGGAGAGGTCATGATCACATGCATTACTCCAATTTATGGATCTGTAGGTGTCAATGACAGTGATCAGCTAGAATCAGAAGAGAATGGTTGTGAAATTCCTGCTCGACCTTGTGCGCGCAGAGTTAAGGTTAGCAAGGTGAAGTGTTTCAGAAACCGTGGTTTTCCAATAAATAATCCCCGTACTTCAGCTCAAAGTTCAAGTACAGTAATCCAAGGAATCGCCTTACCTTCACCGCCAATCACTCCGCCGCAAAGACCTTTAGAGGGACTTGATTCCTATCTTGGAAGTGACTCTGAAGGAAGCACCATGCAGCTGAATCATAATGCTGCTTCGAACCATTCAGAGTCACATAATCAAAATGTTATTGCTGCAGCCGCCACATCTTCTGTTACTCCTTTGACTATGAATGATGATGCTATTGCTATTACAGATTCCAGTACACAAATCACCAATAGTAGTGGACAGATTATTTCTTCCGACCGTTCATCTCTAGTCGAATTGATGTAG
- the LOC107458846 gene encoding E3 ubiquitin-protein ligase RMA3 isoform X2, with translation MTEVVAELDLNQQPLHDIEERIRRLEGIIFRVRQRQRWCRSDSPVRMTTFAGEVLVDGVQDEGRPQLEEVEAGDDVKENGNVESSSCRGKRKASAYLVAKALGMETNTDKAKGRAGNYFDCNICLKMARDPVLTCCGHLFCWPCFFRLSYAYANARECPVCEGEVMITCITPIYGSVGVNDSDQLESEENGCEIPARPCARRVKVSKVKCFRNRGFPINNPRTSAQSSSTVIQGIALPSPPITPPQRPLEGLDSYLGSDSEGSTMQLNHNAASNHSESHNQNVIAAAATSSVTPLTMNDDAIAITDSSTQITNSSGQIISSDRSSLVELM, from the coding sequence ATGACAGAAGTTGTAGCAGAACTCGATTTGAATCAACAGCCTTTGCATGACATAGAAGAGCGAATTAGACGCCTAGAAGGCATAATTTTCAGAGTTAGGCAGCGGCAGAGGTGGTGCCGTAGTGATAGTCCTGTCCGAATGACTACATTCGCCGGAGAAGTGTTGGTTGATGGGGTTCAAGATGAAGGCAGACCACAGCTGGAAGAAGTAGAGGCCGGAGATGATGTCAAAGAAAATGGTAATGTGGAAAGCAGCAGTTGTAGGGGCAAAAGGAAGGCATCTGCATATTTGGTTGCTAAGGCGCTGGGGATGGAAACTAACACCGATAAGGCAAAGGGACGCGCAGGAAACTATTTTGATTGTAACATATGCTTGAAAATGGCAAGAGATCCTGTTTTGACTTGCTGCGGTCACTTGTTCTGCTGGCCCTGCTTCTTTCGCTTGTCGTATGCTTATGCAAATGCTAGGGAATGCCCTGTATGTGAAGGAGAGGTCATGATCACATGCATTACTCCAATTTATGGATCTGTAGGTGTCAATGACAGTGATCAGCTAGAATCAGAAGAGAATGGTTGTGAAATTCCTGCTCGACCTTGTGCGCGCAGAGTTAAGGTTAGCAAGGTGAAGTGTTTCAGAAACCGTGGTTTTCCAATAAATAATCCCCGTACTTCAGCTCAAAGTTCAAGTACAGTAATCCAAGGAATCGCCTTACCTTCACCGCCAATCACTCCGCCGCAAAGACCTTTAGAGGGACTTGATTCCTATCTTGGAAGTGACTCTGAAGGAAGCACCATGCAGCTGAATCATAATGCTGCTTCGAACCATTCAGAGTCACATAATCAAAATGTTATTGCTGCAGCCGCCACATCTTCTGTTACTCCTTTGACTATGAATGATGATGCTATTGCTATTACAGATTCCAGTACACAAATCACCAATAGTAGTGGACAGATTATTTCTTCCGACCGTTCATCTCTAGTCGAATTGATGTAG